A region of Hoplias malabaricus isolate fHopMal1 chromosome 12, fHopMal1.hap1, whole genome shotgun sequence DNA encodes the following proteins:
- the ifih1 gene encoding interferon-induced helicase C domain-containing protein 1 isoform X2, with protein MEHGHEKKTIDCFRNRLRRLIVVEPVLDRLDFLSADQKEPIRAKLKSEGNLRAVDLLLQELISKDYPEGWFRELLTALEAAGCKQAVNYMENNPPSPTLEAENDSCMRLINLLQLTLEDMKTTHVCESCYQKNVLTEEDRQNITAETTLRGDIAGARVLLSRLMKNEIGWFSQFLTALEETGHAGLAQELRGDPLRDNEAVNSESDEPQALMVETELTPQTEKKKVEMFIDDSSPSSISLPPSLETQASFFSATSLQDVGLDSSMDSSGVNSSLDTSDLDLASRDLELYKGSDEEMETEQTAEILDQSGNETEREIVLRDYQMEVALPALEGKNIIICLPTGSGKTRVAVYITKQHLESRQRLGQPGKVVVLVNKVPLVEQHYKAEFGKFLKNRYSVERVSGDSLLKISFPQVVEKNDIIICTAQILENSLAKAKQGDEDGIKLSQFTLMVIDECHHTQKGGVYNHIMVRYLKQKHTNIRLVKEQKDPVNLPQILGLTASPGVGGAKTQQKAEEHILRICANLDAYTIKTKSLGEESNAPYKRIASAQERKEDPFGDVIKKIMDEIHTHAELNPLCQPGTQNYEQWVVQKEQNAAKEDNQGVRVCAEHLRQYNEALHQSNTIRMADAFNFLDKYHDEEIKKKINADDEDNIQITDTERFLFGLFKDNKEHLRKLMKIPAYENNTLAQLRTLILQEFTSRTKARGIIFTKTRLSAIALSQWIQENTKFEEVGVRASHLIGGGDQSVVKPMTAAEQKDILNKFREGEINLLIATTVAEEGLDIAECNFVIRYCLVTNEIAMIQARGRGRAEDSSYTVVEEAGSGVAERESVNEYKEKMMSKAIARVCALSREVYEKKVKENQMQTIMEERVKAKKKQQKCMVKQDASKVKFNCRSCGAVVCSGENIEIIENMHHVNVTQAFKELFTVRENTSLQERLLDYEANGVIACKQCGQRWGSMMLYKSIECPCLHIKNFVVTYDSKKKVFSKWNELAIRFPAFDYSLHADLVTQNSDDETEDME; from the exons ATGGAGCACGGTCACGAGAAGAAAACTATCGATTGTTTCAGAAACAGACTGCGGCGTCTGATTGTGGTGGAGCCTGTGCTGGACCGGCTAGATTTCCTCAGCGCGGACCAGAAGGAGCCGATAAGAGCAAAGCTAAAGAGCGAAGGGAACCTGAGGGCTGTGGACCTTCTCCTCCAGGAGCTTATCAGTAAAGATTATCCTGAGGGATGGTTCAGGGAACTGCTCACAGCTCTCGAAGCAGCAGGCTGCAAACAAGCAGTAAATTACATGGAAAATAATCCTCCAAGTCCAACGTTAGAGGCTGAAAATGACAGCTGCATGCGGCTGATAAACCTCCTCCAGCTCACTCTGGAAGACATGAAAACCACGCACGTCTGCGAAAGCTGCTACCAGAAAAATGTTCTGACCGAAGAGGATCGACAGAAT ATCACAGCAGAGACTACTCTGCGGGGGGATATAGCCGGGGCACGTGTGCTGCTCTCTCGACTAATGAAGAATGAGATTGGCTGGTTTTCTCAGTTCTTGACTGCTCTGGAAGAGACGGGGCATGCTGGACTGGCTCAAGAGTTACGAGGAGACCCCTTGAGGGACAACG AAGCAGTGAACAGTGAAAGCGATGAACCCCAAGCTTTGATGGTTGAGACTGAACTGACTCCTCAAACTGAAAAGAAGAAGGTGGAAATGTTTATAGATGATTCTTCTCCCAGCTCTATCTCTCTTCCCCCTTCTTTGGAGACCCAGGCTTCTTTCTTCTCTGCTACAAGCCTCCAAGATGTTGGCCTGGACAGCAGCATGGACAGCAGTGGAGTGAACTCTTCTCTAGATACATCTGATCTTGATCTTGCCAGTAGAG ACTTGGAACTGTACAAAGGTAGTGATGAGGAAATGGAGACAGAGCAAACAGCAGAGATCCTGGATCAATCAG GaaatgaaacagagagagagatagttctACGTGATTATCAAATGGAGGTTGCTCTGCCGGCGCTGGAGGGAAAGAACATCATCATCTGCCTCCCAACAGGAAGTGGTAAAACAAGAGTAGCAGTATACATCACTAAACAGCATCTGGAGAGCAGACAGCGGTTGGGACAGCCAGGAAAAGTTGTTGTCCTGGTCAACAAG GTGCCTCTGGTGGAGCAGCATTACAAAGCGGAGTTTGGGAAGTTTCTGAAGAACCGATACTCTGTGGAGAGAGTCAGTGGAGACTCACTGCTGAAAATCTCCTTCCCACAAGTTGTTGAGAAGAATGACATCATCATCTGCACAGCACAGATTCTGGAAAACTCTTTAGCCAAAGCCAAGCAGggcgacgaggatgggattAAGTTATCAC AGTTCACCCTGATGGTCATTGATGAGTGCCATCACACACAGAAAGGCGGTGTGTATAACCACATCATGGTCCGCTACCTgaagcagaaacacacaaatataaggCTTGTAAAAGAGCAGAAAGACCCTGTGAACCTCCCACAGATCCTAGGTCTCACAGCCTCGCCTGGTGTGGGTGGAGCAAAGACCCAGCAGAAAGCTGAGGAGCACATTCTCAGA ATTTGCGCTAACTTGGATGCCTACACCATAAAGACCAAAAGCCTTGGAGAGGAATCAAACGCTCCATATAAACGCATTGCAAGCGCTCAGGAGAGGAAGGAG GATCCATTTGGAGATGTGATTAAGAAGATCATGGATGAGATTCACACACATGCTGAGCTGAATCCACTGTGTCAGCCGGGCACCCAGAACTATGAGCAGTGGGTGGTGCAGAAAGAGCAAAATG CTGCTAAAGAGGACAATCAGGGGGTAAGGGTTTGTGCAGAGCATCTGCGTCAATACAATGAAGCTCTCCACCAGAGCAACACCATCCGCATGGCTGATGCCTTCAACTTCCTCGATAAATACCATGATGAAGAGATCAAGAAGAAGATCAATGCTGATGATGAGGACAACATTCAGATCACTGACACTGAGAGGTTTCTCTTCGGGTTGTTTAAAG ATAATAAAGAGCATTTGCGGAAGCTCATGAAAATCCCAGCCTACGAGAATAACACTCTGGCTCAGTTGAGGACACTCATTCTGCAAGAATTCACTTCTAGAACTAAGGCCAGAGGCATTATCTTCACCAAGACACGCCTCAGTGCAATTGCTCTCAGCCAGTGGATTCAAGAGAACACAAAGTTCGAGGAAGTTGGTGTTCGAGCAAGCCACTTGATTGGTGGAGGTGACCAAAGTGTGGTTAAGCCAATGACAGCT GCAGAGCAGAAGGACATCCTAAACAAATTCCGAGAGGGAGAGATCAACTTGCTGATAGCCACCACTGTGGCAGAAGAGGGTCTGGATATCGCAGAATGTAACTTTGTTATTCGTTACTGTCTTGTAACCAATGAAATCGCCATGATTCAG GCTCGAGGCAGAGGAAGAGCCGAAGATAGCAGCTACACAGTGGTGGAGGAGGCAGGATCCGGTGtagcagagagggagagtgtgaatGAATACAAAGAGAAAATGATGAGCAAAGCTATTGCCAGGGTGTGCGCACTGAGCCGAGAAGTGTATGAAAAGAAA GTAAAGGAAAACCAGATGCAGACAATCATGGAGGAACGTGTAAAGGCAAAGAAGAAGCAGCAGAAATGCATGGTAAAGCAGGACGCAAGCAAAGTGAAGTTCAACTGCAGGAGCTGTGGTGCAGTTGTTTGCTCTGGAGAAAACATCGAGATCATTGAGAACATGCATCATGTCAATGTGACCCAAGCTTTCAA AGAGCTATTCACTGTGCGAGAGAACACCTCCCTTCAGGAAAGATTGCTGGACTATGAAGCAAATGGGGTCATTGCATGTAAACAATGTGGACAG CGTTGGGGCTCTATGATGCTTTATAAGAGCATTGAATGTCCTTGTCTGCACATCAAGAACTTTGTAGTAACATATGACTCCAAGAAAAAGGTTTTCAGTAAGTGGAATGAGCTGGCCATCAGGTTTCCTGCGTTTGACTACTCTCTGCATGCAGACCTTGTCACACAGAACTCAGATGACGAAACTGAAGATATGGAGTAA
- the ifih1 gene encoding interferon-induced helicase C domain-containing protein 1 isoform X3, giving the protein MEHGHEKKTIDCFRNRLRRLIVVEPVLDRLDFLSADQKEPIRAKLKSEGNLRAVDLLLQELISKDYPEGWFRELLTALEAAGCKQAVNYMENNPPSPTLEAENDSCMRLINLLQLTLEDMKTTHVCESCYQKNVLTEEDRQNITAETTLRGDIAGARVLLSRLMKNEIGWFSQFLTALEETGHAGLAQELRGDPLRDNAVNSESDEPQALMVETELTPQTEKKKVEMFIDDSSPSSISLPPSLETQASFFSATSLQDVGLDSSMDSSGVNSSLDTSDLDLASRDLELYKGSDEEMETEQTAEILDQSGNETEREIVLRDYQMEVALPALEGKNIIICLPTGSGKTRVAVYITKQHLESRQRLGQPGKVVVLVNKVPLVEQHYKAEFGKFLKNRYSVERVSGDSLLKISFPQVVEKNDIIICTAQILENSLAKAKQGDEDGIKLSQFTLMVIDECHHTQKGGVYNHIMVRYLKQKHTNIRLVKEQKDPVNLPQILGLTASPGVGGAKTQQKAEEHILRICANLDAYTIKTKSLGEESNAPYKRIASAQERKEDPFGDVIKKIMDEIHTHAELNPLCQPGTQNYEQWVVQKEQNAAKEDNQGVRVCAEHLRQYNEALHQSNTIRMADAFNFLDKYHDEEIKKKINADDEDNIQITDTERFLFGLFKDNKEHLRKLMKIPAYENNTLAQLRTLILQEFTSRTKARGIIFTKTRLSAIALSQWIQENTKFEEVGVRASHLIGGGDQSVVKPMTAAEQKDILNKFREGEINLLIATTVAEEGLDIAECNFVIRYCLVTNEIAMIQARGRGRAEDSSYTVVEEAGSGVAERESVNEYKEKMMSKAIARVCALSREVYEKKVKENQMQTIMEERVKAKKKQQKCMVKQDASKVKFNCRSCGAVVCSGENIEIIENMHHVNVTQAFKELFTVRENTSLQERLLDYEANGVIACKQCGQRWGSMMLYKSIECPCLHIKNFVVTYDSKKKVFSKWNELAIRFPAFDYSLHADLVTQNSDDETEDME; this is encoded by the exons ATGGAGCACGGTCACGAGAAGAAAACTATCGATTGTTTCAGAAACAGACTGCGGCGTCTGATTGTGGTGGAGCCTGTGCTGGACCGGCTAGATTTCCTCAGCGCGGACCAGAAGGAGCCGATAAGAGCAAAGCTAAAGAGCGAAGGGAACCTGAGGGCTGTGGACCTTCTCCTCCAGGAGCTTATCAGTAAAGATTATCCTGAGGGATGGTTCAGGGAACTGCTCACAGCTCTCGAAGCAGCAGGCTGCAAACAAGCAGTAAATTACATGGAAAATAATCCTCCAAGTCCAACGTTAGAGGCTGAAAATGACAGCTGCATGCGGCTGATAAACCTCCTCCAGCTCACTCTGGAAGACATGAAAACCACGCACGTCTGCGAAAGCTGCTACCAGAAAAATGTTCTGACCGAAGAGGATCGACAGAAT ATCACAGCAGAGACTACTCTGCGGGGGGATATAGCCGGGGCACGTGTGCTGCTCTCTCGACTAATGAAGAATGAGATTGGCTGGTTTTCTCAGTTCTTGACTGCTCTGGAAGAGACGGGGCATGCTGGACTGGCTCAAGAGTTACGAGGAGACCCCTTGAGGGACAACG CAGTGAACAGTGAAAGCGATGAACCCCAAGCTTTGATGGTTGAGACTGAACTGACTCCTCAAACTGAAAAGAAGAAGGTGGAAATGTTTATAGATGATTCTTCTCCCAGCTCTATCTCTCTTCCCCCTTCTTTGGAGACCCAGGCTTCTTTCTTCTCTGCTACAAGCCTCCAAGATGTTGGCCTGGACAGCAGCATGGACAGCAGTGGAGTGAACTCTTCTCTAGATACATCTGATCTTGATCTTGCCAGTAGAG ACTTGGAACTGTACAAAGGTAGTGATGAGGAAATGGAGACAGAGCAAACAGCAGAGATCCTGGATCAATCAG GaaatgaaacagagagagagatagttctACGTGATTATCAAATGGAGGTTGCTCTGCCGGCGCTGGAGGGAAAGAACATCATCATCTGCCTCCCAACAGGAAGTGGTAAAACAAGAGTAGCAGTATACATCACTAAACAGCATCTGGAGAGCAGACAGCGGTTGGGACAGCCAGGAAAAGTTGTTGTCCTGGTCAACAAG GTGCCTCTGGTGGAGCAGCATTACAAAGCGGAGTTTGGGAAGTTTCTGAAGAACCGATACTCTGTGGAGAGAGTCAGTGGAGACTCACTGCTGAAAATCTCCTTCCCACAAGTTGTTGAGAAGAATGACATCATCATCTGCACAGCACAGATTCTGGAAAACTCTTTAGCCAAAGCCAAGCAGggcgacgaggatgggattAAGTTATCAC AGTTCACCCTGATGGTCATTGATGAGTGCCATCACACACAGAAAGGCGGTGTGTATAACCACATCATGGTCCGCTACCTgaagcagaaacacacaaatataaggCTTGTAAAAGAGCAGAAAGACCCTGTGAACCTCCCACAGATCCTAGGTCTCACAGCCTCGCCTGGTGTGGGTGGAGCAAAGACCCAGCAGAAAGCTGAGGAGCACATTCTCAGA ATTTGCGCTAACTTGGATGCCTACACCATAAAGACCAAAAGCCTTGGAGAGGAATCAAACGCTCCATATAAACGCATTGCAAGCGCTCAGGAGAGGAAGGAG GATCCATTTGGAGATGTGATTAAGAAGATCATGGATGAGATTCACACACATGCTGAGCTGAATCCACTGTGTCAGCCGGGCACCCAGAACTATGAGCAGTGGGTGGTGCAGAAAGAGCAAAATG CTGCTAAAGAGGACAATCAGGGGGTAAGGGTTTGTGCAGAGCATCTGCGTCAATACAATGAAGCTCTCCACCAGAGCAACACCATCCGCATGGCTGATGCCTTCAACTTCCTCGATAAATACCATGATGAAGAGATCAAGAAGAAGATCAATGCTGATGATGAGGACAACATTCAGATCACTGACACTGAGAGGTTTCTCTTCGGGTTGTTTAAAG ATAATAAAGAGCATTTGCGGAAGCTCATGAAAATCCCAGCCTACGAGAATAACACTCTGGCTCAGTTGAGGACACTCATTCTGCAAGAATTCACTTCTAGAACTAAGGCCAGAGGCATTATCTTCACCAAGACACGCCTCAGTGCAATTGCTCTCAGCCAGTGGATTCAAGAGAACACAAAGTTCGAGGAAGTTGGTGTTCGAGCAAGCCACTTGATTGGTGGAGGTGACCAAAGTGTGGTTAAGCCAATGACAGCT GCAGAGCAGAAGGACATCCTAAACAAATTCCGAGAGGGAGAGATCAACTTGCTGATAGCCACCACTGTGGCAGAAGAGGGTCTGGATATCGCAGAATGTAACTTTGTTATTCGTTACTGTCTTGTAACCAATGAAATCGCCATGATTCAG GCTCGAGGCAGAGGAAGAGCCGAAGATAGCAGCTACACAGTGGTGGAGGAGGCAGGATCCGGTGtagcagagagggagagtgtgaatGAATACAAAGAGAAAATGATGAGCAAAGCTATTGCCAGGGTGTGCGCACTGAGCCGAGAAGTGTATGAAAAGAAA GTAAAGGAAAACCAGATGCAGACAATCATGGAGGAACGTGTAAAGGCAAAGAAGAAGCAGCAGAAATGCATGGTAAAGCAGGACGCAAGCAAAGTGAAGTTCAACTGCAGGAGCTGTGGTGCAGTTGTTTGCTCTGGAGAAAACATCGAGATCATTGAGAACATGCATCATGTCAATGTGACCCAAGCTTTCAA AGAGCTATTCACTGTGCGAGAGAACACCTCCCTTCAGGAAAGATTGCTGGACTATGAAGCAAATGGGGTCATTGCATGTAAACAATGTGGACAG CGTTGGGGCTCTATGATGCTTTATAAGAGCATTGAATGTCCTTGTCTGCACATCAAGAACTTTGTAGTAACATATGACTCCAAGAAAAAGGTTTTCAGTAAGTGGAATGAGCTGGCCATCAGGTTTCCTGCGTTTGACTACTCTCTGCATGCAGACCTTGTCACACAGAACTCAGATGACGAAACTGAAGATATGGAGTAA
- the ifih1 gene encoding interferon-induced helicase C domain-containing protein 1 isoform X1 has product MKAVGVGAGKPRITDHRNRLRRLIVVEPVLDRLDFLSADQKEPIRAKLKSEGNLRAVDLLLQELISKDYPEGWFRELLTALEAAGCKQAVNYMENNPPSPTLEAENDSCMRLINLLQLTLEDMKTTHVCESCYQKNVLTEEDRQNITAETTLRGDIAGARVLLSRLMKNEIGWFSQFLTALEETGHAGLAQELRGDPLRDNEAVNSESDEPQALMVETELTPQTEKKKVEMFIDDSSPSSISLPPSLETQASFFSATSLQDVGLDSSMDSSGVNSSLDTSDLDLASRDLELYKGSDEEMETEQTAEILDQSGNETEREIVLRDYQMEVALPALEGKNIIICLPTGSGKTRVAVYITKQHLESRQRLGQPGKVVVLVNKVPLVEQHYKAEFGKFLKNRYSVERVSGDSLLKISFPQVVEKNDIIICTAQILENSLAKAKQGDEDGIKLSQFTLMVIDECHHTQKGGVYNHIMVRYLKQKHTNIRLVKEQKDPVNLPQILGLTASPGVGGAKTQQKAEEHILRICANLDAYTIKTKSLGEESNAPYKRIASAQERKEDPFGDVIKKIMDEIHTHAELNPLCQPGTQNYEQWVVQKEQNAAKEDNQGVRVCAEHLRQYNEALHQSNTIRMADAFNFLDKYHDEEIKKKINADDEDNIQITDTERFLFGLFKDNKEHLRKLMKIPAYENNTLAQLRTLILQEFTSRTKARGIIFTKTRLSAIALSQWIQENTKFEEVGVRASHLIGGGDQSVVKPMTAAEQKDILNKFREGEINLLIATTVAEEGLDIAECNFVIRYCLVTNEIAMIQARGRGRAEDSSYTVVEEAGSGVAERESVNEYKEKMMSKAIARVCALSREVYEKKVKENQMQTIMEERVKAKKKQQKCMVKQDASKVKFNCRSCGAVVCSGENIEIIENMHHVNVTQAFKELFTVRENTSLQERLLDYEANGVIACKQCGQRWGSMMLYKSIECPCLHIKNFVVTYDSKKKVFSKWNELAIRFPAFDYSLHADLVTQNSDDETEDME; this is encoded by the exons ATGAAAGCTGTAGGAGTAGGGGCAGGGAAGCCAAGGATCACTGACCACAG AAACAGACTGCGGCGTCTGATTGTGGTGGAGCCTGTGCTGGACCGGCTAGATTTCCTCAGCGCGGACCAGAAGGAGCCGATAAGAGCAAAGCTAAAGAGCGAAGGGAACCTGAGGGCTGTGGACCTTCTCCTCCAGGAGCTTATCAGTAAAGATTATCCTGAGGGATGGTTCAGGGAACTGCTCACAGCTCTCGAAGCAGCAGGCTGCAAACAAGCAGTAAATTACATGGAAAATAATCCTCCAAGTCCAACGTTAGAGGCTGAAAATGACAGCTGCATGCGGCTGATAAACCTCCTCCAGCTCACTCTGGAAGACATGAAAACCACGCACGTCTGCGAAAGCTGCTACCAGAAAAATGTTCTGACCGAAGAGGATCGACAGAAT ATCACAGCAGAGACTACTCTGCGGGGGGATATAGCCGGGGCACGTGTGCTGCTCTCTCGACTAATGAAGAATGAGATTGGCTGGTTTTCTCAGTTCTTGACTGCTCTGGAAGAGACGGGGCATGCTGGACTGGCTCAAGAGTTACGAGGAGACCCCTTGAGGGACAACG AAGCAGTGAACAGTGAAAGCGATGAACCCCAAGCTTTGATGGTTGAGACTGAACTGACTCCTCAAACTGAAAAGAAGAAGGTGGAAATGTTTATAGATGATTCTTCTCCCAGCTCTATCTCTCTTCCCCCTTCTTTGGAGACCCAGGCTTCTTTCTTCTCTGCTACAAGCCTCCAAGATGTTGGCCTGGACAGCAGCATGGACAGCAGTGGAGTGAACTCTTCTCTAGATACATCTGATCTTGATCTTGCCAGTAGAG ACTTGGAACTGTACAAAGGTAGTGATGAGGAAATGGAGACAGAGCAAACAGCAGAGATCCTGGATCAATCAG GaaatgaaacagagagagagatagttctACGTGATTATCAAATGGAGGTTGCTCTGCCGGCGCTGGAGGGAAAGAACATCATCATCTGCCTCCCAACAGGAAGTGGTAAAACAAGAGTAGCAGTATACATCACTAAACAGCATCTGGAGAGCAGACAGCGGTTGGGACAGCCAGGAAAAGTTGTTGTCCTGGTCAACAAG GTGCCTCTGGTGGAGCAGCATTACAAAGCGGAGTTTGGGAAGTTTCTGAAGAACCGATACTCTGTGGAGAGAGTCAGTGGAGACTCACTGCTGAAAATCTCCTTCCCACAAGTTGTTGAGAAGAATGACATCATCATCTGCACAGCACAGATTCTGGAAAACTCTTTAGCCAAAGCCAAGCAGggcgacgaggatgggattAAGTTATCAC AGTTCACCCTGATGGTCATTGATGAGTGCCATCACACACAGAAAGGCGGTGTGTATAACCACATCATGGTCCGCTACCTgaagcagaaacacacaaatataaggCTTGTAAAAGAGCAGAAAGACCCTGTGAACCTCCCACAGATCCTAGGTCTCACAGCCTCGCCTGGTGTGGGTGGAGCAAAGACCCAGCAGAAAGCTGAGGAGCACATTCTCAGA ATTTGCGCTAACTTGGATGCCTACACCATAAAGACCAAAAGCCTTGGAGAGGAATCAAACGCTCCATATAAACGCATTGCAAGCGCTCAGGAGAGGAAGGAG GATCCATTTGGAGATGTGATTAAGAAGATCATGGATGAGATTCACACACATGCTGAGCTGAATCCACTGTGTCAGCCGGGCACCCAGAACTATGAGCAGTGGGTGGTGCAGAAAGAGCAAAATG CTGCTAAAGAGGACAATCAGGGGGTAAGGGTTTGTGCAGAGCATCTGCGTCAATACAATGAAGCTCTCCACCAGAGCAACACCATCCGCATGGCTGATGCCTTCAACTTCCTCGATAAATACCATGATGAAGAGATCAAGAAGAAGATCAATGCTGATGATGAGGACAACATTCAGATCACTGACACTGAGAGGTTTCTCTTCGGGTTGTTTAAAG ATAATAAAGAGCATTTGCGGAAGCTCATGAAAATCCCAGCCTACGAGAATAACACTCTGGCTCAGTTGAGGACACTCATTCTGCAAGAATTCACTTCTAGAACTAAGGCCAGAGGCATTATCTTCACCAAGACACGCCTCAGTGCAATTGCTCTCAGCCAGTGGATTCAAGAGAACACAAAGTTCGAGGAAGTTGGTGTTCGAGCAAGCCACTTGATTGGTGGAGGTGACCAAAGTGTGGTTAAGCCAATGACAGCT GCAGAGCAGAAGGACATCCTAAACAAATTCCGAGAGGGAGAGATCAACTTGCTGATAGCCACCACTGTGGCAGAAGAGGGTCTGGATATCGCAGAATGTAACTTTGTTATTCGTTACTGTCTTGTAACCAATGAAATCGCCATGATTCAG GCTCGAGGCAGAGGAAGAGCCGAAGATAGCAGCTACACAGTGGTGGAGGAGGCAGGATCCGGTGtagcagagagggagagtgtgaatGAATACAAAGAGAAAATGATGAGCAAAGCTATTGCCAGGGTGTGCGCACTGAGCCGAGAAGTGTATGAAAAGAAA GTAAAGGAAAACCAGATGCAGACAATCATGGAGGAACGTGTAAAGGCAAAGAAGAAGCAGCAGAAATGCATGGTAAAGCAGGACGCAAGCAAAGTGAAGTTCAACTGCAGGAGCTGTGGTGCAGTTGTTTGCTCTGGAGAAAACATCGAGATCATTGAGAACATGCATCATGTCAATGTGACCCAAGCTTTCAA AGAGCTATTCACTGTGCGAGAGAACACCTCCCTTCAGGAAAGATTGCTGGACTATGAAGCAAATGGGGTCATTGCATGTAAACAATGTGGACAG CGTTGGGGCTCTATGATGCTTTATAAGAGCATTGAATGTCCTTGTCTGCACATCAAGAACTTTGTAGTAACATATGACTCCAAGAAAAAGGTTTTCAGTAAGTGGAATGAGCTGGCCATCAGGTTTCCTGCGTTTGACTACTCTCTGCATGCAGACCTTGTCACACAGAACTCAGATGACGAAACTGAAGATATGGAGTAA